Proteins co-encoded in one Daphnia carinata strain CSIRO-1 chromosome 3, CSIRO_AGI_Dcar_HiC_V3, whole genome shotgun sequence genomic window:
- the LOC130692784 gene encoding uncharacterized protein LOC130692784 isoform X4, which produces MAAKVEETGEISCSEDKIKILFIFRGNDLHCQDELLLNDLGYGSVYRGVWKGKPVSIRQVPKSHCFPNWKENFDRHVKGTLNSDNVLKVLGFEEDSSLRYFALELFGGTLEQYCNRQYNGPMPFDAQVLYQIAKGVAYLHKRGLAHGRLNPKAILICQSHPVKMKVSDFGLCQFKDASSDCDAINMKESLPIAGNVQEDLTHPKYWINSRLPRKLKEPTESGDTFSIPAPTVHGDTFATGCLFFYFLERGLHPFGDTASILNNISRMNSINLKKLDKTHFAFDSIEKLIQDPPTDGTQLLSIALVKFKDVLPLRIDENKIYGQGAYGIVYAGRYDGKPVAVKRLSRDVYVSESTKREMKREVKGHSQMDHENVLKLLHIDEEKHSSFIYLVLELCAGTLTNFCEKKYQGPPLPQDELVLYQIANGLHYIHSSGLVHRDVKPDNILISMTSPPTIKLSDFGLCKKVSHQETFSQSALKGTRDWMAPEMLEIMNDSENEKNELPHGTIESDTFSAGCVFFYFLTRGSHPFGNSHSAPANILQNKPVEIVSYIQSLQKEKEGKLELYNVIKNMITKKDERIALSNVLAHLTSLLTAYRQFKEIERAIPGSTSYWQVCRFNPTKPVLACSLKYKVIFFTAPDAVIPFSNWKQSELKLQAQNGNDISALQWNPNGNQLAAGCRNGDVIVCNYPTGEIIFQMNQHSRMVSIIEWNPSRLDMLASIDNMGTKCLLWTSPSDSMTNQIRTIEGEGVITCAKWISENQIALGFRYGVIGIWEILSNPTSARCTTFIRDVDFHDSIEDLHWNENAKYLVSWSRYGEIKIWSTDREESIYGNDDFICTSFTWRPHRTVTGEIELSRSLNYACLNQVK; this is translated from the exons ATGGCAGCAAAAGTAGAAGAAACGGGTGAAATTTCGTGTTCAGAagacaaaattaaaattctatTCATTTTTCGTGGAAATGATTTGCACTGCCAGGATGAACTTCTTTTGAACGACCTCGGCTATGGATCCGTTTATCGCGGCGTGTGGAAGGGCAAACCTGTGTCAATTAGACAGGTCCCGAAATCCCATTGTTTCCCCAATTGGAAGGAAAACTTCGACCGTCATGTTAAGGGAACCCTCAACTCTGATAATGTTCTCAAAGTTTTGGGTTTCGAGGAGGATAGCAGTTTGAG ATATTTTGCTCTCGAATTGTTTGGTGGTACATTGGAACAATATTGTAACCGCCAGTATAATGGACCGATGCCATTTGATGCCCAAGTCCTTTATCAGATTGCCAAAGGAGTTGCTTATTTGCATAAACGAGGACTCGCTCATGGTCGTCTTAACCCAAAAGCAATTCTTATATGTCAGTCTCATCCTGTCAAAATGAAGGTGTCAGATTTTGGACTGTGCCAGTTTAAAGACGCATCATCAGACT GTGACGCGATAAATATGAAAGAAAGTTTGCCTATTGCGGGTAATGTTCAAGAGGACCTCACTCATCCAAAGTATTGGATCAATTCGAGATTACcaagaaaattaaaagagCCAACAGAAAGCGGCGACACTTTTTCGATTCCCGCGCCTACAGTACATGGAGATACATTCGCAACTGGATGcctattcttttatttcttggaAAGAGGATTGCATCCGTTTGGTGACACAGCATCAATATTAAATAACATTTCAAGAATGAATTCCATCAATCTTAAAA AACTAGACAAAACCCATTTTGCTTTTGATTCAATTGAGAAATTGATCCAAGACCCTCCAACAGATGGAACTCAGCTTCTGTCGATTGCACTTGTTAAGTTCAAAGATGTTCTTCCCC TGAGGATTGACGAAAACAAGATATATGGCCAAGGTGCATACGGAATTGTGTACGCAGGCAGGTACGACGGGAAACCAGTTGCAGTTAAGAGACTATCGAGAGACGTTTATGTATCTGAAAGCACGAagagggaaatgaaaagagaagtGAAAGGACATAGCCAGATGGATCACGAAAATGTTCTGAAGCTTTTACACATcgatgaagaaaaacattccTCTTTCAT ATACCTCGTTCTGGAATTGTGCGCTGGAACACTAACGAATTTTTGCGAAAAGAAATACCAGGGACCGCCATTGCCACAAGACGAATTGGTCTTATACCAAATTGCGAATGGATTGCATTATATTCATTCCAGCGGCTTGGTTCACCGTGACGTAAAACCGGACAACATTCTCATTTCCATGACGTCACCTCCTACAATTAAGTTGTCCGATTTCGGACTGTGCAAAAAAGTTAGTCATCaagaaacattttctcaaaGTGCACTAAAAGGAACTAGGGACTGGATGGCGCCAGAAATGCTAGAAATTATGAACGATtctgaaaacgaaaagaacgaACTTCCTCACGGAACAATCGAAAGCGACACATTTTCAGCTGGATGcgtctttttctatttcctgaCGCGCGGATCACATCCGTTCGGAAATTCTCATTCGGCACCAGCAAATATCTTGCAAAACAAGCCAGTGGAAATTGTCAGCTACATACAAA gtttgcaaaaagaaaaagaaggaaagctAGAACTTTACAATGTAATTAAAAACATGATTActaaaaaagatgaaagaattGCATTGTCCAATGTTCTCGCACATCTAACGTCGCTATTAACAGCATACC GCCAATTCAAGGAGATCGAAAGGGCGATACCTGGATCAACTAGCTACTGGCAAGTTTGCCGTTTCAATCCAACAAAGCCGGTTCTCGCCTGTAGCCTTAAATATAAAGTGATTTTCTTCACTGCCCCGGACGCTGTAATTCCATTTTCCAACTGGAAGCAGTCTGAACTGAAATTGCAAGCTCAAAATGGGAATGATATTTCAGCATTACAATGGAAT CCAAACGGAAATCAATTGGCTGCTGGCTGCAGGAACGGTGATGTCATCGTCTGCAATTATCCAACTGGCGAAATTATCTTTCAAATGAATCAGCATTCACGTATGGTTTCAATAATAGAATGGAATCCATCGAGATTAGACATGTTGGCTTCTATCGATAAC ATGGGCACAAAATGTTTGCTATGGACGTCGCCAAGCGACTCGATGACAAATCAGATAAGGACCATCGAAGGTGAGGGTGTTATCACCTGTGCAAAATGGATTTCTGAAAATCAAATCGCTCTCGGATTTCGTTATGGCGTGATTGGGATTTGGGAAATTCTTTCTAACCCGACATCAGCTAGATGTACAACGTTTATTCGAGACGTCGACTTCCAT GATTCTATAGAGGATCTACATTGGAATGAAAATGCTAAATATTTGGTCTCTTGGTCACGCTACGGAGAAATTAAG aTTTGGTCAACAGACCGCGAAGAATCTATTTACGGAAATGACGATTTCATATGTACGAGTTTCACATGGCGCCCTCACAGGACAGTGACAGGCGAAATAGAATTGTCCCGAAGTTTAAATTATGCTTG CCTGAATCAagtcaaatga